TTGTGCAAATGTCGAAAATATAAGCTCTGATCGTATTTATAAATATGATGGCGGGGAGATTGTGGTGCTTGATGACTATGGTGATTGCTATTTATCGATTGATGGCGCAATCACAAAATCTCTAGAACCAGCCATTAACCAGGCTTTAAGAAACCTAGAGCAACGTGAGTGTGTTGAAAAGGTTGTACTCATCACCTCAAAGGGTGGCGACTTAGATACTGCGATTCATATTGGCAAAGAGTTAAGAGAGGCCAAATTAACTACGCAAATACATGGCACTTGTGAGTCTGCGTGCGCATTCATATTTATTGGCGGTACTCGTCGCATTGTTCAAATCAACTCTGTAAGCTCGAAGGCATCAAGATTAGGCATTCATCAGCCTGCCTCGGAGATGCTCTTTCATCAATGCATCAACAGCACTCGAATTGATCCTTTGACCATACAGAAAATACGTTCCTATCTGGCATTGATGTTGCCTAAAGATTCAGCAAAGACATTATTTGAGGAAATGTTTAATGTCCCCTGCACAAAGATGGGGTATCTAGAGGTCGATCAGCTATTGAAAAGTGGCATTGCCACCGAGGGCGGAATTTGGCATTAATCCCTGATGAGGATTTAGGCGGAAATTCTCATTGAGAAATCCACTGCCTGAATATCTTTAGTCAGCTTTCCGAGGGAGATGCGATCAACGCCAGTAGCGGCAATCGCACGAATCTGATCTAAGTTGATCCCACCAGAAGCTTCTAATAAAGCGCGACCATTCGTAAAGGCAACAGCTTCTTTCATTTGCTCGGTGGTGAAGTTATCAATCAAGATGCTCTTTGCCCCAGCATTTAAAGCCTCTTCTAATTCAGCAAAATTCTCCACCTCTACCTGAATATCTACGCCAGAATTGAGTGCTTGTGCAGCCTTAATTGCAGCAGCAACTCCGCCAGCTGCGGCAATATGATTCTCTTTGATGAGGATGCCATGCCATAAGGCTAGACGTTGATTCTGGCCACCGCCCACCAATACAGCGTACTTTTGGGCGCGGCGCAAGCCAGGAATAGTTTTGCGAGTATCGAGTACTGCGCAGCCTTGGGGGTTTGGACTAACGCCTGCAATCGCATCTACGTGTTGGCGTGCAATGCTGGCAGTCCAGGAGAGTGTTTGTAAAAAGTTAATGCAAGGACGCTCTGCAGAGAGGAGGGCACGCGAGTCTGCTTCGATGTCGCAGACTTTGGTATCGGCTTTCATGAGATCGCCCTCCATGTAATGCCAAGTTACCTTAGCATTTGGATCCAGTTTCTTGAGCGTGCCTTCAAACCAATCTACTCCACATAGAACGGCTTCTTGACGAACGATGAGTTGCGCGTGAACTGGCTTGCTGGGAACAAGCATAGCCGTCCAGTCGCCCGTACCAATATCTTCCATCAAAGCATCATGAATATTACGTTGACGGGCTTGCTCTAAGGTTTCGTTGTAATCAAACATGCATATTCAGTCGGTCAATTTAATTAAGCAGCGCCAATATTCTTTACAAAGCCATGCTGGGCTTTTGCAAGTAGGTCTGGGTGATTTTGGGTGAAGTCCAGCATACGCTCGATGCAGCCTAGTGCCTTCACTCGTACATCTTCCTCAATGAAGATTTCACCAGAGGCATTTTCTAGGCAATCCAAAATTCCTTGTAAGCCATTCATGGCCATCCAAGGACAATGCGCACAACTCTTACAAGTCGCGCTGTTACCGGCGGTAGGCGCTTCAATCAATACTTTATTGGGTGCTAATTGGCGCATGCGGTGCAAGATGCCATTGTCAGTAGCCACAATATATTCAGTGGCGCTACCTTCTACTACAGCTTTAATCATGGCGGAAGTAGATCCCACTATATCTGCCAAATCCACTACTGCTTGTGGAGATTCCGGGTGCACCAAAACCATGGCATTGGGATGTGCGGCCATCAACATTTCTAATTCAACGGCTTTAAATTCATCATGAACGATGCAGGCACCATTCCAGAGCAACATATCCGCACCAGTTTGCTCTTGAATATAGCGACCCAAATGACGATCAGGTGCCCACAGAATCTTCTTGCCCTCAACTTTGAGTTGATGAACGATAGCTAGGGCACAAGAACTGGTCACCATCCAATCGGCTTGTGCTTTAACAGCTGCGCTAGTGTTGGCATACACCACCACGGTACGGTCTGGATGTAATGCCCTGAATGCGGCAAAGTCATCGGCATTGCAACCCAAATCTAAAGAGCAAGTTGCTTCGAGATCAGGCATGAAAACGCGTTTTTCGGGACTGAGGATTTTGGCAGATTCGCCCATGAAGCGCACACCAGCAACAATCAGGTTTTTGGCAGAATGATTTTTACCAAAGCGTGCCATTTCTAAAGAGTCGGCTACAAAGCCACCAGTTGATAGAGCCAAATCTTGAATATCGCCATCCACATAGTAGTGGGCTACTAAGGCAGCATCTTTCTCGATTAGTAATTGCTTGATACGAGCAATGACAGCAGCTTTTTCAGCTCCATGTAGTTGTGGTGGTGTTTTGGCCCAGGCTTGGGCGGTACAGGTGGCACCAGCAGCATTTTGCTGGGGGTAGTCAAAGGCGATAGGGGTACTAACAATAGAGGTCATGCGCAATTTTAGCTCTTTGACTCATGCTATGCATACACCAAGGGCTAAGATTGGAAGGGCAATATTGATCCTGGCTTTGCGGCTAGTAATGCGACCTTAAACTCCGCCTGAATGCGTTTTATTGCTTCTTCACTATCGGCCTCAAAACGCATCACTACGACTGGCGTTGTATTGGAAGGTCTAGCCAAGCCAAAGCCATCGGCATATTCCACGCGGACGCCATCAATCGTGTTGATAGATTCGGAAGTGGGGAACTTGGCATTTGCCTTAATAGTTTCTAGTAAGGCAAATGGCTCCCCCTCAGCACAAGCCAGTTGCAATTCTGGCGTGCAAATCGCATTGGGTAAATTGTTGAGGGTATCGCTTGGATTCTTTTCTTTACTGAGGATCTCTAGCAAGCGTGCACCTGTATAAAGGCCATCATCAAATCCAAACCAACGGTCCTTAAAGAAGATATGACCACTCATCTCACCAGCAAGCGGGGCGCCAGTTTCTTTGAGCTTAGCTTTAACTAGGGAATGGCCAGTTTTCCACATGATGGGTTCGCCACCATGTTCTTTTACGTAAGTTGCCAGGTTGCGGGTACACTTCACGTCATAAATAATCTGGCCACCTGGATTGCGGGAGAGGACATCTTTAGCAAACAGCATCATTTGGCGATCTGGGAAGATCACTTGGCCATCCTTGGTCACTACACCCAAGCGATCAGCATCGCCATCAAAGGCGAGACCCAATTCATTATCGGTAGTCTGGAGGTTCTTGATGAGGTCTTGTAGATTCTCAATATGCGCTGGATCTGGATGGTGATTTGGAAAATGACCATCGACTTCACAAAACAACTCTTGCACTTCGCAGCCAAGGGCTCTGAAGAGCTTGCCAGCGAATGCACCACCAACACCATTGCCGCAATCTACAGCAATCTTCATGGGGCGAGCCAACTTCACATCGCCAACGATGTAGTTTAAGTACATTGGGAAAATATCAAAGGTGCTGCGATTTCCTTGACCGGTAGCAAACTGCTTAGCTTCAATACGTTTACGCAAATCCTGAATCTGCTCACCATAAATAGCCGATGTACCCAGGACCATTTTGAAGCCGTTGTAGTTTGGGGGGTTATGGCTGCCAGTAATCATGATCCCGGACTTCGGAGTCTTGCCATCAATGGTGTGGTTGGCAGCAAAGTACACCATCGGCGTTGCCACCATACCTAGATCGATCACATTGATACCAGTAGAAAGCAGGCCTTCTGTTAATGCCTCAATCAAGCTAGGACCCGATAAGCGGCCATCGCGACCAATGACGATATCGGTTTCACCAAGCTCGCGCATCTCGGTACCAAAGGCTTGACCGATTAGCTTGGCAATAGAGGGATCTAAGGTCTCATCAATAATGCCGCGGATGTCATACGCTTTAAAAATAGATGGAGACAATTGCATTACAGATCCTTCAGTAAAAGCGCACCATCAATACAAGTGCGAGAACTAGTTATTTGAATTTAAAAGATTAATACGAGTGGCAGTGACAGCGTCAATATCTGCATTTGCCTGAATATCGTTCTGATGACTTGCTAGAGCTTTCTCAATCGGTTTAGCTAGTACTTTGCCGTATTCCACGCCTGGCTGATCAAAGCTGTTGATATTCCATAGCGCACCTAAAGTAGCTGTGCGGTTCTCGTATAAAGCGAGCAGGGCGCCAAGGTAGAAAGCATTGAGCTTTGGTAGCAACAAGAGGTTACTTGGACGCTTACCTGGATACACATCATTAGGATTTGCAGCAGTCTTGCCATTGGCTAATGCCTGAGCTTGCGCCAGGCAGTTTGACAGCAAAATGCGGTGGTGTGCAATAGCCTCTGGTCGATCACTCATCGGCTCACGTACGGCAATGAAATCAATTGGAATGATTTCAGTACCTTGGTGAAAGAGTTGGAAGTAGGAGTGTTGGGCGTTACTACCAGCACTACCAAAGACAACTGGTGAAGAGTGCTTAACCGGCTTGCCATCGCGATCCACGCTCTTGCCATTACTTTCCATATCAAGCTGTTGCAACCACTTCGGAAACCAATCTAAAGCATCTGCATACGGAATGGCGGCATAAGCTTTGATGTCATGCTTCTCTTGCTGATGCAAGAGGGTAAGTGCCATGATGACAGGTAGATTTTCTTCAAGCGGGGCATTCTTAAAATGCAGATCCATGGCTTCAGCACCAGCCAAAAACTGCTTGAATGTTCCAAAGCCATATTGCAAAGCAATCGGCAGGCCGACTGCTGACCAAACTGAGTAGCGACCACCGACCCAATCCCAAAAAGGAAAGATGTTGTCTTCACTCACACCAAACTCTTTAGCGGCAGGAATATTAGCAGTCACTGCATACAAGGCATGGGCGATCTGACTCTTAGTGCAGCCACTGTCTTTGAGCCAGGCAACAACGGCCTTGGCATTCATGGAAGTTTCAAGAGTGGTGAATGACTTCGAGACCACAATCACTCGGGTGCTATGTGGCTGAGCGCGCGCCAAGATGCGAGCCAATTCAGCAGTATCAATATTGGCCAAGAAATGCATACGCATGCCACGGCTTTCAATACCAGGTACATGAGCTAAGGCTTCAATAGCTAGGCGTGGACCAAAATCTGATCCACCAATACCAATATGAATTACATCAGTCACCCCAACCCATTTATTGCACAGTGCCTCAATGCGATGCCAGACCTCAGATACAGCTGGCATGACATCTGCACCATTAATTAAGACGGGAGTTTTGGAGAGGTTGCGTAAGGCGGAGTGTAGGGCGGGGCGATCTTCGCTATTGTTGATGTGTTTTCCAGCAAACAGATCTGCAATGAATTGCTCTAAGCGCGATTTACGTGCATTTGCAAATAACTTTGCCCAGTTGCTCGCATCAATGCCCTGATACGCGGTATCGAGAACCACATCAAGGGCAGAGTGAATACTTTTGGTAGCTAATTGGGCTGGTACAGACATGCCTAGATTTTATCAATAAGGACATCAAAATCCCCCTAAAACGCTGAAAATGTTACGATTTCAGTAATAACAAGGCTTTAGCTTAGGCAAAAGTCATTACAAAATTGAGACATATCTGAAATCAGGTCAGGAATAGCCGAATGGAGCAGGTTGATTGCGTAGTGGTAGGTGCTGGAGTGGTTGGTTTGGCGGTTGCTCGCGAGATGGCATTACAGGGACGAGAAACTATCTTGCTCGAGCGTGAGGATTCTTTTGGCACCATCAGTAGCGCCCGCAATAGCGAAGTCATTCACGCAGGAATTTACTACCCAAAAGATTCGCTCAAGGCCAAACTCTGTGTAGAAGGCAACCGCCTCTTATATGAATATTGCCGCAGCCATCAAGTGAGTACGCAGGCATACGGAAAGCTGATCGTGGCCGCTAATGCTAGCCAGTTAGATGATCTTCAGGCTATTTTGTACAAAGCCCAAAATAATCAAGTCCCTGATATTAAGATGATTTCTGGGGAGCAGGCCAAAGCATTAGAGCCGCAACTGCAATGCGAGGCTGCAGTGCTCTCAGCTTCCACGGGGGTAGTGGATAGCCACGGCTTAATGCTGTCATTGCTGGGTGGTTTTGAGGATGCGGGCGGCATGGTCGCCTATCAATCTCCCTTGCTCAGCGCCAAGCCGATTGGCAATGGCGCCGAAGGCGGCTTTGAACTCACCATTGGTGGTGCTGATGGCATGACTATTCAGACAAAGTTATTAATTAATTGCGCAGGACTGAGTGCGCCAGCGCTGGCTCAAAAAATTGAGGGCCTCTCTAAAGATCTCATACCCAAAGCCTACTTCGCCAAAGGGAACTACTTCTCTTTATCCGGAAAATCGCCATTTAGTCATTTGATTTACCCGATCCCTGAACCTGGCGGATTGGGAGTTCATCTGACTCTCGATATGGGTGGTCAGGCGAAGTTTGGTCCAGATGTCGAATGGCTCGATATTGACGAGGAAAGTCAGATTAACTACACGGTCGACCCTCAGCGAGGGGAGGGCTTCTATGCTGCGGTAAGGCAGTACTGGCCAGGCCTAAAAGACGGTGCTTTGCAGGCTGATTACTCTGGCGTCAGAGCCAAAATCGTCCCTCCAAATGCCCCAGCAGGAGACTTTTACTTTGAAGGCCCTCAGCAGCATCAGCTTCAAGGCTTATTTAACCTGTATGGCTTTGAGTCCCCAGGCCTCACCTCCTGTTTGGCAATTGCCCAGCATTTGGAGGCACAAATCAAAAGTTCTCTATAATCTAGGGCTGATATCGCAAAGGAAGAGTGGCAGAGCGGTTGAATGCACCAGTCTTGAAAACTGGCGAGGATGAAAGTCCTCCGTGAGTTCGAATCTCACCTCTTCCGCCAATGATGTATATAGATAAAGCCCTAACGGGCTTTTTTCTTTTCTACATACCATTATGGGTACCTTTAGCTGCAAGATAGGCGCCTACTTTGTGCTTGGTAGCTCCTTAATCTTGAAAGAAAAGGCTTTAAGAGCTTATCCCAACCTTAGTAATTAACCAACAGAAGTCACGAGTAGGCGGTTAATTTGCTCGAGTAACTTACTTGCTTTCTTTGTCATCAGAACATATTTAACCCGGCCATCCTCTTTGGAGGTTTTGAGTGTTAAGTACCCACTCTTAACTAAGTCTGTCAGGGTTTTATGGAGTGTTGCCTGTGATGCGATTGTTTTCATGGTGATAATGTCTTGAACATGAAATGGATCGCCTGAACCCCGCATAAAAATTACTTTAAGTACTTGTTTTTCATGATCAGAAAACTGAGCGGAAATCTTCTCGGTCGCCGTCAGAAAGTTCAGGTAAGAATTTTTTTGCATACCGAATATTATCCTAGGGGCTAATGACATGACATAGGATTCGCCCTATGTCATACAGCTCATTCAGACGCTTATCTTTCCAGAATTGGAAGGACCTTGGTTTGACCGTCTTTGGTGGTGATGTGGAGGTCGTAGTCATCCACGATTTTTGCCTCCAGCAATTCTGGTTCGTGAAACTCATACCTCAACCCAAAATACTCATCCTCAACAACTACACAACCACTTGTAGGGTCACATTCTTTAATTTGAAACATCATTGCCCGCCGATCTCAATAAACTTGATTTAAATCATTGGTACTAATCTACTACTTGTATTAGGAAATAACTGTAAACCGATTTAGGGCAAACCCTAATATGAGTAGGCCACTTAATTACATTTACCCAGGTTATTCAGGGCGGGTGTGATCGCTCTTAGGTATGGAGAAAATCCATAGCCCAATCCTCCATTCATCATTCGGGTCTGAGAATCTAAAAAGGTTCTGGGTCGGAAACGCTGTTTACTAATTAAAAGGAATAATTTCTTAAAGTAGAAACGCAAGCTGAACTTGGTCGCCCGAACTGAAGCTTAAAATTAAAAGCCCCAGCAATCACTTGCTGGGGCTTTGTCTTTCTAGTAGCTAGAAAACGTTACTGCATTACTTCTTAGCTGCTGGTGCGCTTACTACTGCAGCAATCGCTTCTGTGTAAACCACTTTAACTTGATCGTTTACAGCGATGTCTTTCATTAAGTCAGGATTCTGAACTTTAACTTTGAAGATGTTTCCTTGAGGGCCTTTTAAGGAAACGATGTTCTTAGCTGTATCAATTGCTTCAATATTCGCAGTTGCAGTAACAGTATTAGTCGTGATCATGCCTGGCTTATCGCCTTGTGGGGCAGTAGCGGTAGTAGTTGTTACTTGCTCGCTAGTCGCGCCTGGAGTCTTCACTTTAACCAATTCAATGGCTACAGCGAGTTCGTAAACCACATCAAAACGATCACCCACTTTGATTTCAGCAAAGTTCTTTACTTCAGGACCGGCAACGATAGTAGATTCACCATCTTGATTTTTGAGGGTAACGGTACGCGTTGCAGCGTCAATCTTGATTACTTCGCCGTCATAAATGAGGGCGGCTTCTTGAGCGGCTACGCCAGCAATTGGAGCCTTTGGTTTGTTCAACATGAAGTAGGCGCCTGCAGCAATAGCAGCAAGAATGACAATAATGAGTATTTTTTTCATAACGGTATAAATCCTTAATAAATTGGGGCACATTAGCTGTGAGCAGTAATGCGGTAATTGATAAATGCAGTTAATTTGGCATTTATGGAGATTGTATTACTCATGCTAATCATCAGAATCATTTTTAAAGATAGTTTCAGTGAATAAGTGCCAAATACCCGACTATTTTGCTTATTTATCAAAATGCCCCGTCATATCAATAGCGCATACTAGATAGAGACCATCTAAAGGGAGTATGTATGTTTTTGAAGTCTTTTTTGGGATTTGTCTTAATGGGTTTGGCCTGTACGGTCAGCGCATCAACGCCGCAAGACTTGCTGAAGTCTTATGAAGCGCAATCGGGTAAGGCATCGACGACTCGTGGCGAGCAATTCTTCAACTCTAAGCATGGTAAGGAATGGAGTTGCGCATCCTGCCATGAAAACCCCCCAAATCACGACACTAAACATATTGTCACTGGAAAGGTAATCAAACCATTGGCACCTAGTGCCAATTCTGCTCGCTTTACTGATGAGGCCAAAGCGGAGAAGTGGTTTAAGCGCAATTGCAACGATGTACTCGGCCGTGATTGTAGCGCGCAAGAAAAAGCCGATGTCCTTTCTTGGCTAATGACCGTTAAATGAATCTTAATATGAAAAAAACTATATTCATTACTGCTTCCTTGCTATTGGCATCTTCACCCGCGTTCGCTGCAAAAATGACAATGCCTGCAGATGCACCAGCATCTTACGAGGCTGAGTGCGCAAGTTGTCATATGGCCTATCCACCAGCACTCTTAAGTCAGCAGAGCTGGAAAAATGTCATGTCTGGGTTATCAAAGCATTTCGGTACCGATGCCAGCTTGGATCCAAAGACTCAGACTGAGCTAACTAATTGGCTGGTGAAAAATGCAGCTACTAGACAGAAGTACAGTGAGACTGCTCCTGAAAACCGCATCACCAAAACCTCTTGGTTTATTCGTAAGCATGATGAGGTGAAGCCCGATGTCTGGAAGCGAGCGAGTATTAAGAGTCCGGCCAATTGTGGCGCTTGTCACATCGATGCTGCTAATGGCGTCTTTAGTGAGAAAAACATCCAGATTCCAGCGAAATGAGTCATGAAATGAATGAGTCAATCCATGATGCAGTTGGCGCCACTGGCAAAGTGAGGCAAGCCATTATGGTGTGGGACATGCCGGTCCGAGTATTCCATTGGCTGCTGGTGATTTGTTTTGCGGGTGCTTGGCTCAGTTCGGAGAGTGAGCGTTTTGCAATGATTCATTACGCGTTTGGATACACCGCATGCCTCCTTGTTCTGATTCGATTAGTCTGGGGTGTGATTGGTACCCGCTATGCAAGATTTAGCCAATTTCTGAAAAGTCCAAGGGTAGTGCTGGAGCACTTTATGGCCATGCTACGTGGTCACCCTCATCATGATGTTGGTCACAATCCAGCGGGTGGTTTAGTCATGTTTGCGCTGATGTTGCTCATCTTGTTGATTGGATTGAGCGGTTATCTATCTGTTAAAGAGTTTTTAGGTAATTTTGTTTCAGAGGTCCACGAGGTAGTTGCAAGCTTAGTGCTCGGCTTGGTTATCGTCCACATTATTGCTGCAGTAGGCATGAGCGTGATCGAAAGACAAAATCTCGTTAGATCCATGGTGACCGGTAAAAAGAAGGGCATGCCAGAGCAGGGAATTCGTTATCCGCAATATTTGCTTGGCTCTCTCATTTTCCTGGGAGCTCTGTACTTCTTCTATCTCACCTTAAGTGGAAGTTTGCCAAGCCTGACTCAGTAAAAGTCTCCCCACTGAGAGGGTGGGGCTAGAGGCACCCATACCCGTTGTACGATAGATAGCATGAAGCTCCTAATTGCCCTGTATTTCTACATACTTGCCACGATTCAGCTGGGCTTGTTATTGGGTATCTATCACTACTATCGCTCGCAAAGTACCGTAAGGCCAAGTTCCTATTGGATGGGATCATTGGTGGTGAGTATTTTGGCTTTAACCACCTTTGGCACGGGAATTGTGACTATTGAGGATGTCTCAAAGCCAGAATTTAATTTCACAATAGCAAATTCCTTGTTCTACATTGCTGCTGTTTTGCAATTTCTGTTTTGTAGGTCTCTTAACAAGCCCATTAGTAGGCGCTTGAAATATGCCTTTCTACTATCAGTTCTGATCTTTATTCCATCTTTTGAATGGATGCGTCTTCATGGCACATTTGAAAGTCGAACCGCCATTATTTGTGTAATTACTGGATTCTTTTTTATTTTGCAAATTTTCCAGCTACGTACTAAAAGAAAAACTACTCCTTCGCAACAATTAATCTACTTGCAATATGCCACGACTGCAGAATTATTTTTTGCAATCGGTCGACTCTCTGTGGTGATTGCATCAGGATTTACTATTCGTCAAGTGGAGCAGATCCCCCAACTTCTGATTCTCCTGACAATCATGCAAATCGTGATGAATACCTTAGCTTATATTGCGATTGGTGGCTATTGGTCTGAACGTATTGCACTCGCCAGTGCCCAATCGCAAAACGAGAACGAAGAAATTAAATCCTTATTAATCGAGCGCGAGAATTTAATTTCCAACTTACTGAAGGCAAATAAAACTGCGGCAACGGGGGCTTTGTCAGCCTCTATAGCCCATGAGCTTAATCAGCCCTTGGGGGCATCACAGCTTAATATTCAGTTTCTGCAGAAGAAGTTATCTGAGGGGCATTTAACTACCGAGCAAAACCAAGAAATTCTGACCGCTTTGCTAGCGGATAACCAGCGAGCCACCAATATCATTCAATCCTTGCGCTCCATATTTTCAGATGGAAAGATTGGAGTGGAGCGCATTGATATTACGGAGTTGGTTGAGTCAGTTCTCAAAATTGCTAAACCTGAAATTCAGGCGAAGAGTCTCCAAGTGGTTTTGCGACTAGAGTCCAAATCCCTCATCAAGGCCAATCGTGGTGAAATTCAACAACTGCTGTTAAACCTCATTAATAACGCAATCCAGGCTCTGAGTGAATCCACTCGATCCCCTCGAACCCTGCAGATTGAGAGTCGAGATGTTTCCGAGGGAGTTCAGTTGCTGGTTTCTGACAATGGGGGTGGCGTGCCAATTGAAGCTCAGGCGCACTTATTTGAATTGCTATCTAATAGCAATAAGCGCTCTGGAATGGGCTTGGGTTTATGGCTTTGCCACCATATTGTGTCTCGTCATGGTGGTCGCATTCACTATCAAGATGCCCCTAGCGGGGGCGCTGAATTTATTGTCTTTCTGCCATCCATTCAGGGCTAGGGTATTAGCTGCATAGCTAATTGCCTATGGAGGGCTCACTCTTTACATTAGTAAAGTACCTTTTTTACTAATACATGCAATATTTCAAGGCTTCTATGAAAACCAAACTTTCGCTGATCGCGCTATCCATTGCACTTCTTTCTGGAAATTCTGCTTTCGCTGCTGGTGGTGGCGGAGTCGTTGCTGATCCAGGCGCCATGCAAGGAAAGCATTTTGACCCTAAGGGCAAAGCACCTTCCACATTTACAGTCGAATTGCAAAATGGTTTACGTAAAACATTGCCTTTCGAAGATAAGCGTGATTTTGAGGAATCTAAGAGGGGATTTATTGCGGCACCAGCCTATAAAACCATCATGGCTGATGCGGGAAATGTGGCGTGGGATATGGGCAGCTATGAATTCCTCCTGCAAGGTAAGGACTTCGATAGCGTTCATCCATCATTACAGCGCCAGGCAATTCTCAATATGGGTTATGGCCTCTATGAAGTCGTGCCAGGAAAGATCTATCAAGTTCGTGGCTTTGATTTGGCAAACATTAGCTTCATTAAAACCAATACCGGGTGGATTGTTTTTGACCCTTTGACCTCAAAAGAGACTGCTAGAGCAGCTTTAGAGTTGGTTAATGGGAAATTGGGTAAGCGCCCAGTAGTTGCAGTCGTGTACTCCCATTCGCATGCTGACCACTTTGGCGGTGTTCGTGGCGTAGTAGAAGAGGCGGATGTGAAGAGCGGCAAGGTGAAGGTGATTGCACCTGCTGGCTTTATGGATCACGCCGTTGCTGAGAACGTCTACGCTGGTAATGCGATGACTCGTCGTATGTACTTTCAGTATGGCGTTTTATTGCCGCGCAGCCCATTTGGCCACGTTGACCAGTCGATTGGTAAAAACACGGCTGCAGGTAATTTAGGTTTGATTGAGCCCAATGTCTATATCAATCAACCGTTTGAAAAGATGACAGTAGATGGCGTGGAAATGGAATTCCAAAACACCCCAGGTACTGAG
The window above is part of the beta proteobacterium CB genome. Proteins encoded here:
- a CDS encoding Nicotinate-nucleotide pyrophosphorylase, with the protein product MFDYNETLEQARQRNIHDALMEDIGTGDWTAMLVPSKPVHAQLIVRQEAVLCGVDWFEGTLKKLDPNAKVTWHYMEGDLMKADTKVCDIEADSRALLSAERPCINFLQTLSWTASIARQHVDAIAGVSPNPQGCAVLDTRKTIPGLRRAQKYAVLVGGGQNQRLALWHGILIKENHIAAAGGVAAAIKAAQALNSGVDIQVEVENFAELEEALNAGAKSILIDNFTTEQMKEAVAFTNGRALLEASGGINLDQIRAIAATGVDRISLGKLTKDIQAVDFSMRISA
- a CDS encoding Quinolinate synthetase complex, A subunit, translated to MTSIVSTPIAFDYPQQNAAGATCTAQAWAKTPPQLHGAEKAAVIARIKQLLIEKDAALVAHYYVDGDIQDLALSTGGFVADSLEMARFGKNHSAKNLIVAGVRFMGESAKILSPEKRVFMPDLEATCSLDLGCNADDFAAFRALHPDRTVVVYANTSAAVKAQADWMVTSSCALAIVHQLKVEGKKILWAPDRHLGRYIQEQTGADMLLWNGACIVHDEFKAVELEMLMAAHPNAMVLVHPESPQAVVDLADIVGSTSAMIKAVVEGSATEYIVATDNGILHRMRQLAPNKVLIEAPTAGNSATCKSCAHCPWMAMNGLQGILDCLENASGEIFIEEDVRVKALGCIERMLDFTQNHPDLLAKAQHGFVKNIGAA
- a CDS encoding Phosphomannomutase, with amino-acid sequence MQLSPSIFKAYDIRGIIDETLDPSIAKLIGQAFGTEMRELGETDIVIGRDGRLSGPSLIEALTEGLLSTGINVIDLGMVATPMVYFAANHTIDGKTPKSGIMITGSHNPPNYNGFKMVLGTSAIYGEQIQDLRKRIEAKQFATGQGNRSTFDIFPMYLNYIVGDVKLARPMKIAVDCGNGVGGAFAGKLFRALGCEVQELFCEVDGHFPNHHPDPAHIENLQDLIKNLQTTDNELGLAFDGDADRLGVVTKDGQVIFPDRQMMLFAKDVLSRNPGGQIIYDVKCTRNLATYVKEHGGEPIMWKTGHSLVKAKLKETGAPLAGEMSGHIFFKDRWFGFDDGLYTGARLLEILSKEKNPSDTLNNLPNAICTPELQLACAEGEPFALLETIKANAKFPTSESINTIDGVRVEYADGFGLARPSNTTPVVVMRFEADSEEAIKRIQAEFKVALLAAKPGSILPFQS
- a CDS encoding Glucose-6-phosphate isomerase; amino-acid sequence: MSVPAQLATKSIHSALDVVLDTAYQGIDASNWAKLFANARKSRLEQFIADLFAGKHINNSEDRPALHSALRNLSKTPVLINGADVMPAVSEVWHRIEALCNKWVGVTDVIHIGIGGSDFGPRLAIEALAHVPGIESRGMRMHFLANIDTAELARILARAQPHSTRVIVVSKSFTTLETSMNAKAVVAWLKDSGCTKSQIAHALYAVTANIPAAKEFGVSEDNIFPFWDWVGGRYSVWSAVGLPIALQYGFGTFKQFLAGAEAMDLHFKNAPLEENLPVIMALTLLHQQEKHDIKAYAAIPYADALDWFPKWLQQLDMESNGKSVDRDGKPVKHSSPVVFGSAGSNAQHSYFQLFHQGTEIIPIDFIAVREPMSDRPEAIAHHRILLSNCLAQAQALANGKTAANPNDVYPGKRPSNLLLLPKLNAFYLGALLALYENRTATLGALWNINSFDQPGVEYGKVLAKPIEKALASHQNDIQANADIDAVTATRINLLNSNN
- a CDS encoding FAD dependent oxidoreductase, whose product is MEQVDCVVVGAGVVGLAVAREMALQGRETILLEREDSFGTISSARNSEVIHAGIYYPKDSLKAKLCVEGNRLLYEYCRSHQVSTQAYGKLIVAANASQLDDLQAILYKAQNNQVPDIKMISGEQAKALEPQLQCEAAVLSASTGVVDSHGLMLSLLGGFEDAGGMVAYQSPLLSAKPIGNGAEGGFELTIGGADGMTIQTKLLINCAGLSAPALAQKIEGLSKDLIPKAYFAKGNYFSLSGKSPFSHLIYPIPEPGGLGVHLTLDMGGQAKFGPDVEWLDIDEESQINYTVDPQRGEGFYAAVRQYWPGLKDGALQADYSGVRAKIVPPNAPAGDFYFEGPQQHQLQGLFNLYGFESPGLTSCLAIAQHLEAQIKSSL
- a CDS encoding Diheme cytochrome c, coding for MPADAPASYEAECASCHMAYPPALLSQQSWKNVMSGLSKHFGTDASLDPKTQTELTNWLVKNAATRQKYSETAPENRITKTSWFIRKHDEVKPDVWKRASIKSPANCGACHIDAANGVFSEKNIQIPAK
- a CDS encoding Cytochrome B561, whose amino-acid sequence is MNESIHDAVGATGKVRQAIMVWDMPVRVFHWLLVICFAGAWLSSESERFAMIHYAFGYTACLLVLIRLVWGVIGTRYARFSQFLKSPRVVLEHFMAMLRGHPHHDVGHNPAGGLVMFALMLLILLIGLSGYLSVKEFLGNFVSEVHEVVASLVLGLVIVHIIAAVGMSVIERQNLVRSMVTGKKKGMPEQGIRYPQYLLGSLIFLGALYFFYLTLSGSLPSLTQ